A window of the Kosakonia sp. BYX6 genome harbors these coding sequences:
- a CDS encoding GntR family transcriptional regulator, with translation MKKKEFVTQDLLSKIYQISEPGPRKLPPERQLAQEYGVSRFTIRQALEKLASIGVVRIVQGSGIWVNEQARNNPLVYNSITEKRFDQIRFRMISLHKKRPDRDEQQIFGLTDESFIWQFCRLRFVDEQAVQIEISRMPVSAFADLNQQVIERSLQQYVLSKGYRISHLLTTYRAVNVSREQAALLGCKKGSPAMHISNRGILEGGQVYEISDIIDINYTCTYVIPHNRENLTFRQGGG, from the coding sequence ATGAAGAAAAAAGAGTTCGTCACGCAGGATTTGCTAAGCAAAATTTATCAAATCAGCGAGCCAGGGCCGCGCAAACTTCCACCTGAACGACAACTGGCGCAAGAGTATGGCGTTTCGCGTTTTACCATTCGCCAGGCGCTGGAAAAACTCGCCAGCATCGGCGTGGTGCGTATTGTGCAAGGATCGGGCATCTGGGTGAACGAGCAGGCGCGCAACAACCCGCTGGTCTACAACTCGATCACAGAAAAGCGCTTTGATCAAATCCGCTTTCGCATGATAAGCCTGCATAAAAAACGTCCGGATCGCGACGAGCAGCAGATCTTTGGCCTGACCGACGAGAGCTTTATCTGGCAGTTTTGCCGCCTGCGTTTTGTCGACGAACAAGCGGTGCAAATTGAGATTTCCCGCATGCCGGTCAGCGCTTTTGCCGATCTCAATCAGCAGGTCATTGAACGCTCATTGCAGCAATATGTGTTGAGCAAGGGCTACCGGATTTCCCACCTGTTAACCACCTATCGCGCGGTGAACGTTAGCCGTGAACAGGCTGCGCTGTTGGGCTGTAAAAAAGGCAGCCCGGCAATGCATATCAGCAATCGCGGTATTCTGGAGGGCGGGCAGGTGTATGAAATCAGCGACATTATCGATATCAACTACACCTGCACTTATGTGATTCCGCATAACCGCGAAAATCTGACCTTCCGCCAGGGCGGCGGCTGA
- a CDS encoding EAL domain-containing protein — MTNRRLVSLITAVLALAVFLPVGLSIWMTHRQAEETFMNDLDTYASLAEMRTQRVVDQSKDALRELDTWRGTPCTPDHLLTMRRISYSWRYVREVFYINDRQPLCSSLAADSRIPPFPSPEKTTADGFRAWLTRHNDLGLSQYMIAIGSKHHVVMIDPRSFIDVLSYSSPPKNVALISTKTHQLIAGSSELTPQMLAQITQTGPTKVVTDRSAYVIQRDTDMGLAIVTWMPVEPLEKNWHHLLMIWLPIGLLMSVLIALVLLRVLHRLQSPRAQLQDAIHSREITVFYQPIVALGNGRMVGAEALARWQQKDGSWLAPDSFIPLAQHSGLIPQLTHLVVETVFETLGPWLQRHPEHHISINLEPSDLLNPALPALLARLLELWQLSPSQIALEITERGFADPAVSGPAIATLREAGHAIYIDDFGTGYCSLSYLQNLDVDIIKIDKSFVDALEFKTVTPHIIEMAKALRLAMVAEGIETEGQLQWLTRYGVEYGQGWLYSKALPAEEFVRWAENNLRGA, encoded by the coding sequence ATGACCAACCGACGATTGGTGAGCCTGATTACCGCCGTTCTGGCGCTGGCTGTTTTCTTGCCAGTGGGCCTCAGCATCTGGATGACCCACCGCCAGGCTGAAGAAACCTTTATGAATGATCTGGATACCTACGCCTCGCTCGCCGAAATGCGGACCCAGCGCGTGGTTGATCAGAGCAAAGACGCGTTAAGGGAATTAGATACCTGGCGCGGTACGCCCTGTACGCCGGACCATTTGCTGACGATGCGCCGCATCTCCTACTCCTGGCGCTATGTGCGGGAAGTTTTCTATATCAATGATCGACAGCCGCTCTGCTCTTCGCTGGCGGCCGACAGCCGCATTCCCCCTTTCCCATCACCGGAAAAAACCACCGCAGACGGTTTTCGCGCATGGCTGACACGCCATAACGATCTGGGGTTATCGCAATACATGATCGCCATTGGCAGCAAACACCATGTGGTGATGATCGATCCGCGCTCATTTATTGACGTGTTGTCCTACAGTTCCCCGCCGAAAAATGTGGCGCTGATCAGCACCAAAACGCACCAGTTGATCGCCGGAAGCAGCGAGCTCACCCCGCAAATGCTGGCGCAAATCACGCAAACCGGGCCGACCAAAGTGGTGACCGACCGTTCGGCCTACGTCATCCAGCGCGATACCGATATGGGGCTGGCGATTGTCACCTGGATGCCGGTCGAGCCGCTGGAAAAAAACTGGCACCACTTGCTGATGATCTGGCTGCCGATCGGCCTGCTGATGAGCGTGCTTATCGCCCTGGTGCTGTTGCGCGTGCTGCACCGCCTGCAATCCCCGCGCGCGCAGTTGCAGGACGCCATTCACAGCCGCGAAATTACCGTGTTTTACCAACCGATTGTCGCGCTGGGTAATGGCCGGATGGTCGGTGCCGAAGCGCTGGCGCGCTGGCAGCAAAAAGACGGTTCCTGGCTGGCGCCGGACAGTTTTATTCCGCTGGCGCAGCACAGCGGGTTGATACCGCAACTGACTCACCTGGTGGTGGAGACGGTTTTCGAGACGCTGGGGCCGTGGTTACAGCGCCACCCGGAACACCATATTTCCATCAACCTGGAACCGTCTGATCTGCTCAACCCCGCGTTGCCCGCTCTGCTGGCCCGTTTGCTGGAACTGTGGCAACTCTCGCCTTCGCAAATCGCCCTGGAAATTACCGAACGCGGCTTTGCCGATCCCGCCGTCAGCGGCCCGGCGATCGCCACGCTGCGCGAGGCCGGGCACGCTATCTATATTGATGATTTCGGTACCGGCTATTGCAGCCTGAGTTACTTGCAAAACCTCGATGTCGATATCATCAAAATCGACAAATCGTTTGTCGATGCGCTGGAGTTCAAAACCGTGACGCCGCATATCATTGAGATGGCGAAAGCGCTACGCCTGGCGATGGTTGCCGAAGGCATTGAAACCGAAGGCCAGTTGCAATGGCTTACCCGTTATGGCGTGGAATATGGTCAAGGCTGGCTGTACAGCAAAGCGTTACCGGCAGAAGAGTTTGTCCGTTGGGCAGAAAATAACCTGCGCGGCGCCTGA
- a CDS encoding flavin reductase family protein, translating to MKKKSWPLHDVRHWLEPGPIVLISSHWKGQNNIMTLGWQTILEFSPSLVGCMISAGNASFERIRQSGECVINLPEATLIDTVARIGNCTGDDTDKFAEFGLTAEKSEKVAAPSIKECFGQFECKIYDDAMVENYNFFIFEVVAARVNPQPEWPQTLHYTGGGVFRGDGDVLERKALFTKVS from the coding sequence ATGAAAAAGAAATCCTGGCCGCTGCATGATGTCCGGCACTGGCTGGAACCTGGCCCGATAGTGCTGATTAGCAGCCACTGGAAAGGGCAAAACAACATTATGACCTTAGGCTGGCAAACGATTCTGGAGTTCTCGCCGTCGCTGGTCGGCTGCATGATTTCAGCCGGTAACGCCAGTTTTGAGCGCATCCGACAAAGCGGTGAATGCGTGATTAATCTGCCGGAAGCAACGCTTATCGACACGGTCGCGCGGATTGGCAACTGCACCGGTGACGATACCGATAAGTTTGCCGAGTTTGGCCTGACGGCGGAGAAAAGCGAGAAAGTCGCCGCGCCTTCCATCAAAGAGTGTTTTGGTCAGTTTGAATGCAAGATCTATGACGATGCGATGGTGGAGAATTACAACTTCTTTATTTTTGAAGTGGTCGCCGCACGGGTTAACCCCCAACCGGAATGGCCGCAAACCCTGCATTACACCGGCGGGGGCGTGTTTCGGGGGGATGGCGACGTCCTTGAGCGCAAAGCGCTGTTCACCAAGGTCTCCTGA
- a CDS encoding DUF1428 domain-containing protein translates to MKYVDGFVVAVPADKKEAYRALAAKSVVLFKEFGATRIVECWADDVPNGNLTDFRLAVKAEDHEEVVFSWIEYPSKEVRDNANQKMMADPRMRELGDEMPFDGKRMIYGGFTPILDE, encoded by the coding sequence ATGAAGTATGTCGATGGTTTTGTGGTGGCGGTGCCCGCAGATAAAAAAGAGGCTTATCGCGCGCTGGCGGCGAAATCTGTCGTGTTGTTTAAGGAATTTGGCGCTACACGGATTGTCGAGTGCTGGGCAGACGATGTCCCCAACGGGAACCTCACCGATTTTCGCCTGGCGGTAAAAGCTGAAGACCACGAAGAGGTGGTCTTCAGCTGGATTGAGTACCCGTCGAAAGAGGTTCGCGATAACGCTAATCAAAAAATGATGGCCGACCCGCGTATGCGTGAACTGGGTGACGAAATGCCGTTTGATGGCAAACGCATGATCTATGGTGGATTCACCCCCATTCTTGACGAGTAA
- a CDS encoding beta-galactosidase, which produces MSFALSSLLARRDWENPVLTHWHRLPAHAPMRSWRDETAARDDALSPSRRLLNGVWRFNFFASPEAVPESWIETDCADAVAMPVPSNWQMQGFDTPIYTNVTYPIPVNPPFVPQQNPTGCYSLTFEMSEVALAQGQTRIVFDGVNSAFYLWCNGQWIGYSQDSRLPAEFDLSAVLKAGENRLAVMVLRWCDGSYLEDQDMWRMSGIFRDVSLQHKPTTQIADFHLATDLNAEFTHGELQVNVQLAGEFAGCRVVFALWRNGEKVATAEQTPGSAVVDERGSWAERLRVTLPVSSPVLWSAETPRLYRLTLTLLDAQNQVLEVEACDVGFRKVEISNGLLKLNGQPLLIRGVNRHEHHPENGQAIDEATMRRDIELMKQHNFNAVRCSHYPNHPLWYRLCDQYGLYVVDEANIETHGMVPMSRLADDPQWLPAMSERVTRMVQRDRNHPSIIIWSLGNESGHGANHDALYRWLKTTDPTRPVQYEGGGANTAATDIICPMYARVDEDQPFPAVPKWSIKKWIGLPDEMRPLILCEYAHAMGNSFGGFAKYWQAFRATPRLQGGFVWDWVDQALSKTDEHGQTFWAYGGDFGDTPNDRQFCMNGLVFPDRTPHPALYEAQRAQQFFQFSLISTHPLVIEVESEYLFRASDNEQLRWRVERDGEVLAQGEMALNIAPQGKQRIALTIPELSAAPGEVWLNVEVYQRESTSWSPGNHLCAWDQWRLPAPLFIAPRKNSGARPALQVNAQDYMVSAGHQRWQFCRRSGHLTQWWRDEQPTLLTPLSDCFTRAPLDNDIGISEVTRIDPNAWVERWKAAGMYDLQAELLCCEAQELAAEIIISTTHRWHGAGKAAFISHKRWRIDSAGVLHSDIEVQVATDIPPPARVGLVGQLAAIHPQVSWLGLGPHENYPDRRLAARQGLWTQPLSALHTPYIFPGENGLRCDTRSLRYGAHHLDGRFHFSLGRYSDAQLRETTHHHLLCEEAGCWLHIDAFHMGIGGDDSWSPSVSPEYILRDETVRYAFCWRQD; this is translated from the coding sequence ATGTCCTTCGCCTTATCGTCATTACTCGCCCGCCGCGACTGGGAAAACCCGGTTCTCACACACTGGCACCGTTTACCGGCTCATGCGCCAATGCGCAGTTGGCGTGATGAGACCGCCGCGCGTGATGATGCGCTTTCGCCTTCGCGCCGCTTGCTCAACGGGGTGTGGCGTTTTAACTTTTTTGCTTCACCAGAGGCGGTGCCGGAAAGCTGGATCGAGACGGATTGCGCCGATGCAGTGGCGATGCCAGTGCCTTCCAACTGGCAGATGCAGGGTTTTGATACGCCTATTTATACCAACGTCACTTATCCGATTCCGGTTAATCCGCCGTTTGTACCCCAGCAAAACCCAACAGGTTGTTACTCGCTCACATTTGAAATGAGTGAAGTGGCGTTGGCGCAGGGGCAAACGCGTATTGTGTTTGATGGCGTTAATTCGGCGTTTTACCTATGGTGCAATGGGCAGTGGATCGGCTATTCGCAAGATAGCCGTTTGCCGGCAGAATTTGACCTGAGCGCGGTATTGAAAGCGGGCGAAAACCGCCTGGCGGTGATGGTGCTGCGCTGGTGTGATGGCAGCTACCTGGAAGATCAGGACATGTGGCGGATGAGCGGTATTTTCCGCGATGTGTCGTTACAGCATAAACCGACGACGCAGATTGCGGATTTCCACCTCGCCACCGATTTGAACGCGGAATTTACCCACGGAGAATTACAGGTCAATGTGCAACTGGCCGGCGAATTTGCTGGCTGCCGTGTCGTGTTTGCCCTGTGGCGCAATGGCGAAAAAGTCGCAACAGCCGAGCAAACGCCGGGCAGTGCGGTGGTGGATGAACGCGGTAGCTGGGCCGAGCGCTTGCGCGTCACGTTGCCGGTAAGCTCCCCGGTCCTGTGGAGCGCGGAAACGCCGCGCCTTTATCGCCTGACATTAACGTTGCTCGACGCGCAAAACCAGGTGCTGGAAGTGGAAGCCTGCGATGTAGGCTTCCGCAAAGTGGAAATCAGTAACGGCTTGCTGAAACTGAACGGCCAACCGCTGCTGATCCGTGGTGTGAATCGCCATGAGCACCACCCGGAAAACGGCCAGGCGATCGATGAAGCCACCATGCGCCGCGATATTGAACTGATGAAGCAGCACAATTTTAATGCTGTGCGCTGCTCCCATTATCCCAACCACCCCTTGTGGTACCGCCTGTGTGACCAATACGGGCTGTATGTGGTGGATGAGGCCAATATTGAAACCCACGGTATGGTGCCGATGAGCCGCTTAGCGGACGATCCGCAATGGCTTCCGGCCATGAGCGAGCGCGTCACGCGCATGGTGCAGCGCGATCGCAACCATCCATCGATCATCATCTGGTCGCTCGGCAACGAATCCGGTCACGGCGCGAACCACGACGCGCTGTACCGCTGGCTAAAAACCACCGATCCCACGCGCCCGGTGCAGTATGAAGGCGGCGGAGCTAACACGGCGGCGACCGATATCATTTGTCCGATGTACGCCCGCGTCGATGAGGATCAGCCCTTCCCGGCAGTACCGAAATGGTCCATCAAAAAATGGATTGGCCTGCCGGACGAAATGCGCCCGCTGATTTTGTGTGAATACGCCCACGCGATGGGCAACAGCTTTGGCGGTTTCGCCAAATATTGGCAGGCGTTTCGCGCCACGCCGCGTTTGCAAGGCGGGTTTGTCTGGGACTGGGTCGATCAGGCGCTGAGCAAAACCGATGAGCACGGGCAGACGTTTTGGGCCTACGGCGGTGATTTTGGCGACACGCCAAACGACCGGCAATTTTGTATGAACGGGCTGGTATTCCCGGATCGCACGCCGCATCCGGCGCTGTATGAAGCCCAGCGCGCGCAGCAATTTTTCCAGTTCAGCTTAATCAGCACTCATCCGCTGGTGATTGAGGTGGAAAGCGAATACCTGTTCCGCGCCAGCGATAATGAACAGTTGCGCTGGCGCGTCGAGCGCGATGGCGAGGTGCTGGCGCAGGGCGAAATGGCGCTCAACATCGCGCCGCAAGGTAAGCAACGTATTGCACTGACGATCCCTGAACTTTCCGCCGCGCCCGGCGAGGTGTGGCTGAATGTCGAGGTTTATCAACGCGAGTCAACAAGCTGGTCGCCGGGCAATCATCTTTGCGCCTGGGATCAGTGGCGCTTACCCGCACCACTCTTTATTGCGCCGCGCAAAAACTCAGGCGCTCGGCCGGCATTGCAAGTCAACGCGCAGGATTACATGGTAAGCGCAGGCCATCAGCGTTGGCAGTTTTGCCGACGCAGCGGCCACCTTACGCAGTGGTGGCGGGATGAGCAACCGACGCTGTTAACGCCGCTGAGCGACTGTTTCACGCGCGCGCCGCTGGATAACGATATCGGCATCAGCGAAGTGACGCGCATTGATCCCAACGCCTGGGTAGAGCGCTGGAAAGCGGCGGGCATGTACGATTTGCAGGCCGAATTGCTCTGCTGCGAAGCGCAAGAACTGGCGGCGGAAATCATAATTTCGACCACGCACCGCTGGCATGGCGCAGGCAAAGCTGCGTTTATCAGCCACAAACGTTGGCGCATCGACAGTGCAGGTGTGCTGCATAGCGATATTGAGGTGCAGGTGGCAACGGATATTCCACCACCCGCGCGAGTTGGGCTGGTTGGTCAGTTAGCAGCGATTCATCCGCAGGTGAGCTGGCTCGGGCTGGGGCCGCATGAAAACTACCCTGACCGTAGACTTGCGGCGCGCCAGGGCTTGTGGACGCAACCGCTTAGCGCGCTGCATACGCCCTATATTTTCCCTGGCGAAAATGGGTTGCGCTGTGACACGCGTTCGCTGCGCTACGGCGCGCATCATCTCGACGGGAGATTCCATTTCTCGCTGGGACGTTACAGCGATGCGCAGTTGCGGGAGACGACACACCATCATCTGCTGTGCGAAGAAGCCGGATGCTGGCTGCATATCGACGCGTTTCATATGGGTATCGGCGGCGATGACTCCTGGAGCCCCAGCGTGTCGCCAGAGTATATTCTGCGTGATGAGACAGTGCGTTACGCCTTTTGCTGGCGGCAAGACTAA
- a CDS encoding LacI family DNA-binding transcriptional regulator: MKTITLYDVASHAGVSYQTVSRVINEAAHVSPRTREKVLAAMAALHYVPNRGAQLLAGKRSKTLGLLTTDLALHAPSQIASAVKSRAGLAAASVIISMLEQHDAESCIAALQELLAQRVDGVLINVPLDDALAQQLAAQAAPTPVLFLDVSDSAAVNSLVFDAGQGARLGVEHLLMLGHQRIALLGGPETSVSARTRFSGWLAALQQAELVPFACANGDWSAASGYEKAHGLLAGPQLPQAILVANDQMALGVLRACAEKGIAVPGQISVVGYDDTADSAWFSPPLTTVRQAFKEAGAQSVDWLLNAAESAAELCQLRLPVTLVERYSTAPAQQQAVSGESLARRLNELAQLAAALDKR; this comes from the coding sequence ATGAAAACCATCACTCTCTACGATGTCGCCAGCCATGCAGGCGTCTCATATCAAACCGTGTCGCGCGTGATCAACGAGGCGGCGCATGTCTCACCGCGCACGCGCGAAAAGGTGCTGGCCGCGATGGCGGCGCTGCATTATGTCCCCAATCGCGGCGCGCAATTGCTGGCAGGTAAACGCAGCAAAACCCTCGGGCTGTTAACCACCGACCTGGCGCTGCACGCGCCTTCGCAAATTGCTTCTGCGGTTAAGTCCCGCGCCGGGCTGGCCGCCGCCAGCGTGATTATTTCGATGCTGGAACAGCACGATGCTGAAAGTTGTATTGCGGCGTTGCAGGAGTTATTAGCGCAACGCGTGGATGGCGTGCTGATCAACGTGCCGTTGGACGATGCGCTGGCGCAACAGCTTGCCGCACAGGCCGCACCAACGCCGGTGTTATTCCTCGATGTGAGCGATAGCGCGGCGGTAAACAGCCTGGTGTTTGATGCCGGGCAGGGCGCGCGGCTTGGCGTTGAACATCTGCTGATGCTAGGCCACCAACGTATCGCACTGCTCGGCGGGCCGGAAACGTCCGTCTCGGCCCGTACGCGATTTAGCGGCTGGCTGGCGGCATTACAGCAGGCGGAACTTGTCCCTTTCGCCTGCGCAAACGGCGACTGGAGCGCGGCGTCCGGTTATGAAAAAGCGCATGGCTTACTTGCCGGGCCGCAGTTGCCGCAGGCCATTCTGGTAGCGAACGATCAAATGGCGCTCGGTGTGCTGCGCGCTTGTGCGGAAAAGGGCATTGCCGTGCCGGGGCAGATTTCCGTGGTGGGCTACGATGATACGGCAGACAGCGCCTGGTTTTCGCCGCCGCTGACCACCGTTCGCCAGGCGTTTAAAGAGGCGGGCGCACAGAGCGTCGACTGGCTGCTCAACGCCGCTGAATCCGCGGCAGAATTGTGCCAGCTACGGCTGCCGGTCACACTGGTTGAGCGATATTCCACCGCACCGGCGCAACAGCAGGCGGTGAGCGGCGAATCGCTCGCCAGGCGTTTAAACGAACTGGCACAGCTTGCTGCTGCGTTGGATAAGCGTTAG
- a CDS encoding YczE/YyaS/YitT family protein has product MLRRLLQLYIGLTLYGVSTAMFVRADLGADPWNVFHLGVAKLLSLDIGTVMIATGALVLLFWIPLRQKPGLGTLSNVVVIGLAADAALMLIPTLDSLVARSTLLVCAVAVNALATGMYIGAGFGAGPRDGLMTGVHARTGWSVRSIRTAIEVSVLLIGGLLGGTVGVGTVLYAVTIGPLIQICLPWFRHQPRVKPESKIEPVT; this is encoded by the coding sequence ATGCTACGTCGATTACTGCAACTCTATATTGGTTTAACCCTGTACGGTGTTTCCACTGCGATGTTTGTCCGCGCAGATTTGGGCGCCGATCCGTGGAACGTGTTCCATCTTGGCGTAGCGAAATTGCTGTCGCTGGACATTGGCACGGTGATGATCGCGACCGGCGCGCTGGTGTTGTTATTCTGGATCCCACTGCGCCAGAAGCCGGGGCTTGGTACCCTCAGTAATGTGGTTGTGATTGGCCTTGCGGCAGATGCGGCACTGATGTTGATCCCCACACTCGACTCGCTGGTGGCCCGCAGTACGCTGTTGGTTTGCGCCGTGGCGGTCAATGCCCTCGCGACCGGCATGTACATTGGCGCGGGTTTTGGCGCCGGGCCGCGCGACGGGCTGATGACCGGCGTTCACGCGCGAACCGGCTGGTCTGTGCGCAGTATCCGCACGGCGATTGAAGTCTCCGTGTTGTTGATCGGCGGGTTACTGGGCGGGACGGTGGGTGTGGGCACGGTGCTTTACGCAGTAACCATCGGCCCGCTGATTCAAATTTGCCTGCCGTGGTTTCGCCATCAACCGCGCGTAAAGCCTGAATCGAAGATCGAGCCTGTAACCTAA
- a CDS encoding PLP-dependent aminotransferase family protein, whose protein sequence is MSSRRFGSQSLQRLLGHWQQASSRTPLWRQLADALRLLILDGRLVLDTRLPGERELASTLEVSRTTVASALAHLRDEGYLESRHGSGSRVILPDSRVIPSLSTAGTSLDLSTAALSAGPEIHQAYTHALTSMTHYLSQTGYSQLGSLALREAIAARYTARGLPTRADEVMVVNGALSGLALVLRMLTGPGDRVVVDHPTYPLAVAAIQGASCRPVGVSLPQTGWDTDGFAATLAQTAPRLAYVMPDFHNPTGRCMDIATRQTIAAIAARTRTTLVVDETMVDLWYETPPPPPLAAFDPQASVITLGSAGKTFWGGLRLGWIRASSRTIATLAQTRDTLDLGTPLIEQLAAQWLMENEHNFLPARRAMLKARRDRCGALMREHFPDWRFETPEGGLSYWIELPDRLATQFAARAETIGIHLGAGTRFGLSGAFERYLRIPFALESTGLESALLRLKPLWMALNNTEPTVKRSVV, encoded by the coding sequence ATGTCATCTCGTCGCTTTGGTAGCCAATCCCTGCAACGCCTGTTAGGCCACTGGCAACAAGCCTCTTCCCGCACGCCATTGTGGCGTCAACTTGCCGACGCACTGCGTTTGCTGATCCTCGACGGCAGGTTGGTGCTGGACACGCGCTTGCCCGGCGAGCGAGAACTGGCATCGACGCTGGAAGTGAGCCGCACCACGGTTGCCAGCGCGCTGGCGCACTTGCGCGACGAAGGCTATCTCGAAAGCCGCCACGGGAGTGGCTCGCGGGTGATCTTGCCGGACAGCCGCGTGATCCCCTCGCTGAGCACAGCCGGTACGTCGCTGGATCTGTCGACTGCCGCGCTCAGTGCCGGGCCGGAAATTCATCAGGCTTATACCCACGCCTTAACCTCAATGACGCACTATTTATCGCAGACGGGCTACAGCCAGCTTGGCTCGCTGGCGCTGCGCGAAGCGATTGCCGCGCGTTATACCGCCAGGGGATTGCCAACGCGCGCCGATGAAGTAATGGTGGTCAATGGCGCACTCAGCGGGCTGGCGCTGGTGTTACGCATGTTGACCGGCCCTGGCGATCGCGTGGTGGTCGATCACCCGACCTATCCGCTGGCCGTGGCCGCCATTCAGGGGGCGTCGTGCAGGCCGGTTGGCGTGTCACTCCCGCAAACCGGTTGGGACACCGACGGTTTTGCCGCCACACTTGCGCAAACCGCGCCGCGCCTTGCTTACGTAATGCCGGATTTTCACAACCCCACCGGGCGTTGTATGGATATTGCCACGCGTCAAACCATCGCCGCGATTGCCGCGCGCACCCGCACCACGTTGGTGGTGGATGAAACCATGGTCGATCTCTGGTACGAAACGCCCCCACCGCCACCGCTGGCGGCCTTCGATCCGCAAGCGTCGGTGATCACCCTCGGTTCGGCGGGGAAAACGTTTTGGGGCGGGCTGCGTTTGGGGTGGATCCGCGCTTCATCGCGCACCATTGCCACCCTCGCGCAGACGCGCGATACCCTCGATTTAGGCACACCGCTTATTGAGCAACTGGCGGCGCAGTGGCTGATGGAAAACGAACACAATTTTTTACCGGCGCGCAGAGCGATGCTGAAAGCGCGCCGCGATCGCTGTGGCGCACTGATGCGCGAACATTTCCCGGACTGGCGCTTCGAGACGCCGGAAGGTGGCCTCTCCTACTGGATAGAGCTGCCCGACAGGCTGGCAACACAGTTTGCCGCGCGCGCCGAAACCATTGGCATCCACCTGGGCGCCGGAACACGCTTTGGTCTTTCCGGC